In a single window of the Streptomyces sp. CGMCC 4.7035 genome:
- a CDS encoding pentapeptide repeat-containing protein — MVRRNRVVKSARRPEVRLPELVAWPDGELAPDGDYDGLEFRDADFAGQDGGGARFMDCALTGCALDETQLHHARVLDSVLTGIRGVGTDLAEASLRDVEVVDARLGGVQLHGAVLERVLIRGGKIDYLNLRKARLKDVVFEGCVLVEPDFGGARLERVEFVDCVLKGADLTAATLVDVDLRRAAELDITRGVDRLSGAVISHAQLLDLAPVLAAEMGVRVAEAD, encoded by the coding sequence ATGGTGCGGAGGAATCGGGTGGTGAAGTCAGCTCGGCGGCCGGAGGTGCGGTTGCCGGAGCTGGTGGCTTGGCCGGACGGGGAGTTGGCGCCCGACGGGGACTACGACGGGCTGGAGTTCCGGGACGCGGACTTCGCCGGGCAGGACGGCGGGGGCGCCCGGTTCATGGACTGCGCGTTGACGGGCTGCGCGCTGGACGAGACGCAGCTGCACCACGCACGCGTGCTGGACTCCGTCCTGACGGGCATACGGGGCGTGGGCACGGACCTCGCCGAGGCGAGCCTGCGCGACGTGGAAGTGGTGGACGCCCGGCTCGGTGGGGTGCAGCTGCACGGCGCGGTGCTGGAGCGGGTGCTGATCCGGGGCGGCAAGATCGACTACCTGAACCTGCGCAAGGCGCGGCTCAAGGACGTCGTCTTCGAGGGCTGCGTCCTGGTCGAGCCGGACTTCGGGGGCGCCCGGCTGGAGCGGGTGGAGTTCGTGGACTGCGTTCTGAAGGGTGCGGACCTCACGGCGGCGACGCTGGTGGACGTGGACCTGCGTCGTGCGGCGGAGCTGGACATCACACGCGGAGTCGACCGCCTCTCCGGCGCGGTGATCAGCCACGCCCAGCTCCTGGACCTGGCTCCGGTGCTGGCCGCGGAGATGGGGGTGCGGGTGGCGGAGGCGGACTGA
- a CDS encoding MFS transporter: protein MSVTRTGASAVSDDADPRRWWGLVIIALAQLMVVLDATIVNIALPSAQHDLGISDNNRQWVITAYTLAFGGLLLLGGRIADLVGRRRTFVIGLIGFAGASALGGAATTSGMLFGARALQGVFAAVLAPSALSLLTTTFTHPKERGKAFGIYGALAGSGAAIGFLAGGLLTEYLNWRWCLYVNVPVAVIAVFGGLALLRGRPGHTGARLDIPGVVLGCGGLVALVYGFSEAEPRGWTDPLVLSLFAVGVVLLAAFVWWQTRASQPLLPLHIVRDRTRAGCFLTMCLAVIGMFGLFLFMTYYLQVVLGWSPLKTGLGYLPLTAATIVGSTQISARLLPRVAPRLLMVPGSVLASGGMVILTQMTVHSAYATEIMPGLVLMGLGMGLTFMPVFATATAGVAPYDSGVTSATVNTSQQVGGSIGTALLNTVATAGGTAYVAAHLRNPAEKALIVREGMVHGYTVAIWWAAGVLLLAGLAAGLMVTAKPPAYGPARAPVPEEVRRARFP from the coding sequence GTGAGCGTCACCCGGACGGGCGCGTCCGCGGTATCCGACGACGCCGATCCCCGCCGCTGGTGGGGCCTGGTGATCATCGCGCTCGCCCAGCTGATGGTGGTCCTGGACGCGACGATCGTGAACATCGCGCTGCCGTCGGCCCAGCACGACCTGGGCATCTCCGACAACAACCGCCAGTGGGTGATCACCGCCTACACGCTGGCCTTCGGCGGGCTGCTCCTGCTCGGCGGCCGGATCGCGGACCTGGTGGGCCGCAGAAGGACGTTCGTCATCGGCCTGATCGGCTTCGCCGGGGCGTCCGCGCTGGGCGGTGCGGCCACCACCTCCGGGATGCTCTTCGGTGCCCGCGCGCTCCAGGGCGTCTTCGCCGCCGTCCTCGCGCCCTCGGCCCTCAGCCTGCTGACGACCACGTTCACCCACCCGAAGGAGCGCGGGAAGGCCTTCGGTATCTACGGCGCGCTCGCGGGCAGTGGTGCGGCGATCGGGTTCCTCGCGGGCGGACTGCTGACCGAGTACCTGAACTGGCGCTGGTGCCTGTACGTCAACGTCCCCGTCGCGGTCATCGCCGTCTTCGGCGGCCTCGCGCTGCTGCGGGGCCGCCCCGGCCACACGGGGGCCCGCCTCGACATCCCCGGCGTGGTGCTGGGCTGCGGCGGGCTGGTCGCACTCGTGTACGGGTTCAGCGAGGCGGAGCCACGGGGATGGACGGACCCGCTGGTGCTGAGTCTGTTCGCGGTCGGGGTCGTGTTGCTCGCGGCGTTCGTGTGGTGGCAGACGAGGGCGTCGCAGCCGCTGCTGCCGCTGCACATCGTCAGGGACCGCACCCGGGCGGGATGCTTCCTGACGATGTGCCTGGCCGTCATCGGGATGTTCGGGCTGTTCCTGTTCATGACCTACTACCTACAGGTCGTCCTCGGCTGGTCGCCCCTGAAGACGGGACTGGGCTATCTGCCGCTGACGGCGGCGACCATCGTGGGCTCGACGCAGATCTCGGCCCGTCTGCTGCCCCGTGTGGCGCCGCGCCTGCTGATGGTGCCGGGCTCGGTGCTGGCGTCGGGCGGCATGGTGATCCTCACGCAGATGACGGTGCACTCGGCGTACGCGACGGAGATCATGCCCGGCCTCGTGCTGATGGGTCTCGGCATGGGTCTCACCTTCATGCCGGTCTTCGCGACCGCGACCGCCGGGGTCGCGCCGTACGACTCGGGCGTGACGTCGGCGACCGTCAACACCTCGCAGCAGGTGGGCGGATCGATCGGTACGGCCCTGCTGAACACCGTCGCGACGGCCGGCGGCACGGCGTACGTCGCCGCGCACCTGCGCAACCCCGCCGAGAAGGCCCTGATCGTCCGCGAGGGCATGGTCCACGGCTATACCGTCGCCATCTGGTGGGCGGCGGGCGTCCTGCTTCTGGCGGGCCTGGCCGCGGGCCTGATGGTGACGGCGAAACCACCGGCGTACGGCCCGGCCAGGGCACCGGTGCCGGAGGAGGTGCGGCGGGCCCGTTTCCCGTGA
- a CDS encoding zinc-binding dehydrogenase produces the protein MHAIRLHAFGPAENLTYEKVEDPEPGPGQVRIAVTAAGVHLLDAALREGMQGPAPEPTRLPTIPGREVAGVVESLGEGVDGLWLGKRVVAHLGFAPGGYAELAVTGVDRLHEIPAGLDDAQAVAMIGTGRTTMGIVQFADLGPGSVALIPAAAGGIGTLLVQYARHAGATVIGLAGGEEKAARVRENGADLALDYTDPDWAARLDEYRGRATVVFDGVGGAVARTAVGLLAPGGKHLVFGWSAEGIRDGEAYLVEGVSEQVLGPAMMRKAGGPDPVRTLELRALAEAAAGRLTPAVQRFPLAEAAAAHRALENRGTVGKVVLEP, from the coding sequence ATGCACGCGATCCGCCTCCACGCCTTCGGCCCGGCCGAGAACCTGACCTACGAGAAGGTCGAGGACCCGGAGCCGGGCCCGGGCCAGGTCCGTATCGCCGTCACCGCGGCCGGCGTACACCTCCTGGACGCCGCCCTGCGCGAGGGGATGCAGGGCCCGGCACCCGAACCGACCCGCCTGCCCACCATCCCCGGCCGCGAGGTCGCGGGCGTGGTCGAGTCGCTCGGCGAGGGCGTCGACGGACTCTGGCTGGGCAAGCGGGTCGTCGCCCACCTCGGTTTCGCGCCGGGCGGCTACGCCGAACTCGCCGTCACGGGCGTCGACCGCCTCCACGAGATCCCTGCCGGCCTGGATGACGCGCAGGCCGTGGCCATGATCGGCACGGGCCGTACGACGATGGGGATCGTGCAGTTCGCCGACCTCGGCCCCGGCTCCGTGGCCCTGATCCCCGCGGCCGCGGGCGGCATCGGCACCCTCCTCGTGCAGTACGCCCGGCATGCGGGCGCGACGGTGATCGGGCTGGCGGGCGGGGAGGAGAAGGCCGCGCGGGTGCGGGAGAACGGCGCCGACCTCGCCCTCGACTACACGGACCCGGACTGGGCGGCCCGCCTCGACGAGTACCGGGGCAGGGCCACCGTCGTCTTCGACGGTGTGGGCGGGGCCGTGGCGCGTACGGCCGTCGGTCTGCTGGCGCCCGGCGGCAAGCACCTCGTCTTCGGATGGTCCGCCGAGGGGATCCGGGACGGGGAGGCGTACCTCGTCGAGGGCGTCTCCGAGCAGGTGCTCGGCCCCGCGATGATGCGGAAGGCGGGCGGACCCGACCCCGTGCGCACGCTGGAGCTGCGCGCCCTCGCCGAGGCGGCGGCGGGCCGCCTCACACCGGCCGTTCAGCGTTTCCCGCTCGCGGAGGCTGCCGCGGCCCACCGGGCCCTGGAGAACCGGGGCACGGTCGGGAAGGTCGTACTGGAGCCGTGA